One window of Phycisphaeraceae bacterium genomic DNA carries:
- a CDS encoding HAD-IA family hydrolase, which translates to MMTPAVIFDMDGVLIDSYEAHFQSWIDLARETGKKFNREDFTWAFGRTSRETVVKYWGSDLSPERVAQLDDRKEELYRVIIADKLPVMPGVMALMDDLHRNGFMMAVGSSGPPENVYVTVDQLGRSRFDAIVTGKDVKKGKPNPEVFLTAAKKLGLEPNHCAVIEDAPAGIAAAKAAGMVAIGLTSTGRTRTELVAADVIVGTLTELNADKIRGLIESRC; encoded by the coding sequence ATGATGACTCCCGCTGTGATCTTCGACATGGATGGCGTGCTCATCGATTCATACGAAGCACACTTCCAGAGCTGGATCGATCTAGCCCGTGAGACTGGAAAGAAATTTAACCGTGAAGATTTCACCTGGGCGTTTGGTCGCACCAGCCGTGAGACAGTCGTGAAATATTGGGGCAGCGATCTATCACCTGAACGAGTGGCGCAACTGGATGACCGCAAAGAGGAGCTTTACCGCGTTATTATCGCGGACAAGCTGCCGGTTATGCCCGGCGTCATGGCGTTAATGGATGATCTTCATCGCAATGGATTTATGATGGCAGTCGGATCGTCCGGTCCGCCGGAAAACGTCTATGTAACGGTGGACCAACTGGGTCGCAGTCGCTTTGATGCAATCGTCACGGGTAAGGACGTCAAGAAAGGTAAACCCAATCCTGAAGTTTTTCTCACCGCGGCCAAGAAACTCGGCCTTGAGCCGAATCATTGTGCTGTTATTGAGGATGCTCCCGCCGGCATCGCAGCGGCAAAAGCCGCAGGAATGGTCGCCATCGGATTGACCAGCACCGGTCGGACACGCACGGAATTAGTGGCGGCGGACGTGATCGTCGGCACTCTCACCGAACTCAATGCTGACAAAATCCGTGGTTTAATTGAGTCGCGTTGTTAA
- a CDS encoding HAMP domain-containing histidine kinase has translation MALTNPFRFRTMRISLANKCQILFGLAVILILSAALSVVWVRMQVLVREGQEETARKLAEAWLSGLLQADDRWWEDQPPERQWTDRNQTLLLVEKEEFQDAEQRMPFLAHAISVFQTRKERLELSYSEEDQRGESWFYFARAIRRSDLSGLRGGSEAGFGPTVAVPLVTDPLEKVLVIRLRANITSRQLTLNRIYMVAAGMLAGLLAIGVFWFITTKLVLSPVRVLRDTAKKVSEGDLNTRANVNTGDEFEQLSEVFNQMLENLKSNQDQLRGINKSLDLKLGELAETNVNLFTANKIKGEFLANVSHELRTPLNSIIGFAEVLEETLKDRTGPVDEKRKRYAANIITSSRRLLDLINDLLDLTKIEAGRIDVRVAPMSVEDVCEGLINLIRPVADKRNVELRLKVEPNIPPVQTDATKFQQVIFNFLANAAKFTPPGGVVTLSAILLGTEPSRKLAVSVTDTGPGIPPDKHERIFEKFTQLDSTVTKEYGGTGLGLTISRELSHLLQGEILLESDVGKGATFTLVIPLILESRSAPLMPDLTKPAATVRI, from the coding sequence TTGGCACTGACCAATCCATTCCGCTTCCGCACCATGCGTATCAGTCTGGCTAACAAGTGCCAGATACTTTTCGGTCTGGCGGTCATACTTATCCTCAGTGCTGCACTTTCCGTCGTCTGGGTGCGCATGCAGGTGCTTGTGCGCGAAGGTCAGGAGGAAACCGCGCGGAAACTCGCTGAAGCCTGGCTGTCAGGTTTACTCCAAGCCGACGATCGCTGGTGGGAAGATCAACCACCCGAACGCCAGTGGACTGACCGCAACCAGACGCTTCTGCTGGTGGAAAAGGAGGAATTTCAAGACGCTGAGCAGCGCATGCCATTTCTTGCCCATGCAATCAGCGTGTTCCAGACGCGCAAAGAGCGACTCGAACTTTCGTATTCGGAAGAAGACCAGCGCGGCGAGTCGTGGTTTTACTTCGCCCGTGCGATTCGGCGGTCCGACCTCTCCGGCTTGCGCGGCGGATCGGAAGCAGGATTTGGCCCGACCGTCGCTGTACCCCTGGTCACCGATCCGCTGGAAAAAGTACTCGTCATTCGTCTCCGTGCCAACATCACCTCCCGCCAACTCACACTGAATCGCATTTATATGGTTGCAGCCGGCATGCTTGCCGGATTGCTGGCCATTGGCGTCTTCTGGTTCATCACCACCAAGCTTGTCCTATCACCCGTCCGTGTGCTGCGTGATACTGCGAAAAAAGTATCTGAAGGCGACCTGAATACCCGCGCCAACGTGAACACCGGAGATGAGTTTGAACAACTCTCGGAAGTATTCAACCAGATGCTTGAGAATCTCAAGAGCAATCAAGACCAGCTGCGCGGCATCAATAAAAGCCTGGACCTCAAACTCGGCGAGTTGGCGGAAACCAATGTCAATCTTTTCACCGCCAATAAGATCAAGGGTGAATTCCTCGCCAATGTCAGCCACGAACTGCGTACGCCGCTTAATTCGATCATCGGCTTCGCGGAAGTGCTCGAGGAAACGCTTAAAGATCGCACCGGCCCGGTGGATGAGAAGCGGAAGAGATACGCAGCGAACATTATTACATCGAGTCGCCGCCTGCTTGACCTGATCAATGATCTGCTCGATCTGACCAAGATCGAGGCTGGCCGCATCGACGTGCGCGTCGCACCGATGAGTGTTGAAGATGTCTGCGAAGGCCTGATCAACCTCATCCGCCCGGTGGCGGATAAGCGAAACGTCGAATTGCGTCTCAAAGTTGAGCCGAATATCCCGCCGGTACAGACCGATGCGACGAAGTTCCAGCAGGTGATCTTTAACTTCCTCGCAAACGCGGCCAAGTTCACACCGCCGGGCGGCGTGGTCACGCTCTCGGCTATACTCCTGGGTACAGAGCCATCTCGTAAGCTCGCGGTAAGCGTCACCGATACCGGACCGGGAATACCGCCTGACAAACATGAGCGGATCTTCGAGAAATTCACCCAACTCGACTCAACGGTCACCAAAGAGTACGGCGGCACAGGGCTGGGATTAACGATCAGCCGTGAGTTGTCACACTTGCTTCAAGGTGAGATTCTGCTGGAAAGCGATGTCGGCAAAGGCGCAACATTTACGTTGGTGATCCCGCTGATTCTCGAGTCACGCAGCGCACCACTCATGCCTGACCTCACCAAACCTGCA